The Methylacidimicrobium sp. B4 genome contains a region encoding:
- a CDS encoding N-acetylmuramoyl-L-alanine amidase, translating to MRSLTQALLLAGAALLPLGSAGAQGAPGWHLVPIGAREYVPIEDVCRFYSMSAAEPVIGEIHLSGRIGTVDGKQGSPYVFLDGIRHALSFPLLERDGRWYLSRTDLSCLFDPIFRPSHVPVRLWLRGVVIDPGHGGEDKGARSRNGRYEKDYALDTARRLGSILRSQGIPTVFTRTSDVFVPLEERVRVAQSHPDYVFVSLHYNQSEPSGHGVETYCLAPRGAPSSNNGTWVRRVDYLPLPGNDNDLLNTLLAHEIHLELVRLRPDDPEMDRGFRRARFVVLRDNPLPGVLVEGGFLSDPSDSSSIDRPEYRQRLAEAVARGLGRFFQETRARASATPELPGNRPARQR from the coding sequence ATGCGGAGCCTAACCCAGGCCTTGCTTTTGGCGGGAGCTGCTCTTCTGCCCCTCGGGTCTGCGGGGGCGCAAGGAGCTCCCGGATGGCACCTCGTGCCGATCGGCGCGCGAGAGTACGTGCCGATCGAGGATGTTTGCCGTTTCTACTCGATGTCGGCGGCGGAGCCCGTGATCGGGGAGATCCATCTCTCCGGCAGGATCGGGACGGTAGACGGGAAGCAGGGAAGCCCCTATGTCTTCCTTGACGGCATCCGTCACGCGCTTTCGTTTCCGCTGCTGGAGAGGGATGGGCGATGGTATCTTTCTCGCACCGACCTCTCCTGTCTGTTCGATCCGATTTTTCGTCCCTCACACGTGCCGGTCCGACTCTGGCTTCGCGGGGTGGTGATCGATCCCGGCCATGGTGGGGAGGACAAGGGGGCGAGAAGCCGCAATGGCCGGTACGAGAAGGACTACGCCTTGGACACCGCTCGGCGGCTGGGATCGATTCTCCGTTCCCAAGGCATCCCGACGGTCTTCACCCGAACGAGCGATGTTTTTGTTCCGTTGGAGGAGCGGGTTCGGGTTGCGCAATCCCACCCGGATTATGTTTTTGTGAGCCTCCATTACAACCAGTCGGAGCCGAGCGGCCACGGCGTGGAGACCTATTGCCTGGCGCCACGGGGTGCTCCCTCGAGCAACAATGGGACGTGGGTGCGACGGGTCGACTATCTGCCCCTGCCGGGAAACGACAACGACCTTCTCAATACGCTCTTGGCGCACGAAATTCATCTTGAGCTCGTCCGGCTGCGGCCGGACGACCCGGAAATGGATCGGGGCTTCCGGCGCGCGCGATTCGTCGTGCTCCGGGATAATCCCCTGCCGGGAGTCCTCGTGGAAGGAGGGTTCTTGTCCGACCCGAGTGATTCTTCCTCGATCGATCGTCCGGAGTATCGGCAGCGACTCGCCGAAGCCGTGGCTCGCGGGCTCGGTCGTTTCTTTCAAGAGACTCGCGCGCGAGCCTCGGCTACACCCGAGCTTCCAGGGAACCGGCCAGCCCGGCAGCGGTAG
- the panC gene encoding pantoate--beta-alanine ligase — protein sequence MEDAEEMQSVGLRLRREGAFPVLVPTMGALHAGHLSLIERAKEEGAPVIVSVYVNPLQFGAGEDLAVYPRTGEADRQACEAAGVDIFFAPRDLYAADHSSYVTEEALSAGRCGRSRPGHFRGVATVVVKLLNLTQAATAVFGWKDAQQLSVIRRLVRDLAFPVRIVPVEIQRDRDGLAWSSRNRYLSPEQRERAAAFPRILAEAARRPDGCAWASAELSRVPGCRVDYVEEADGRLCGAIWIDKIRLIDNFPCGA from the coding sequence ATGGAAGATGCCGAAGAGATGCAGTCGGTCGGACTGCGTCTGCGCAGGGAGGGGGCGTTTCCCGTTCTTGTGCCGACCATGGGGGCACTTCACGCAGGGCACCTCTCCCTGATCGAACGAGCGAAAGAAGAAGGCGCTCCGGTGATTGTCAGCGTCTACGTCAATCCGCTGCAATTCGGAGCGGGAGAGGATCTTGCCGTATATCCACGAACCGGGGAGGCGGACCGGCAGGCCTGCGAAGCTGCAGGGGTGGATATCTTCTTCGCTCCCCGTGATCTCTACGCGGCGGACCATTCGAGCTACGTCACCGAAGAAGCTCTCTCCGCCGGCAGGTGCGGAAGAAGCCGGCCTGGGCACTTTCGAGGAGTGGCCACCGTGGTCGTCAAGCTATTGAATCTGACCCAGGCGGCAACGGCGGTCTTTGGATGGAAAGACGCACAGCAACTTTCCGTGATCCGACGCCTGGTTCGGGATCTTGCATTTCCGGTCCGGATCGTGCCGGTCGAAATCCAGCGGGATCGGGACGGGCTGGCGTGGAGCTCGAGGAACCGGTATCTTTCACCCGAGCAGCGGGAGAGAGCGGCCGCGTTTCCCCGCATCCTTGCGGAGGCGGCCCGCCGCCCGGATGGTTGCGCTTGGGCGTCTGCAGAGCTGAGCCGGGTGCCCGGCTGTCGAGTCGACTACGTCGAAGAAGCGGATGGCCGCTTGTGCGGAGCGATCTGGATCGATAAGATTCGTTTGATCGACAACTTTCCATGCGGAGCCTAA
- a CDS encoding TerC family protein: MGSFFLVFLGLFSLLALLDALSSRSSGDVSLGRALLLTFLWLLFSLGCGAYLWKAHGPSAAIDFTTIYGIEYVLSIDNLFAFYGTFRLFGIRGAAQSQLLTLGILLAVLLRALLIWGGLSLLGKYEAAFPLLGLLLLVAAVRLSQRPSSEAVLPKSWRPAVLPPQELPEAPRWMIRRAGRVRPSARLLALLSIELADLLFALDSVPAAFAITLDPTVVFPANLCAVMGLRSLYPLVQQATDRLPWLTRAIPWILALMGIELCAKPWISIPTKHTLTLVASLFLCAFLLSAGRKGSRDR; the protein is encoded by the coding sequence ATGGGCTCTTTCTTCCTTGTCTTCCTCGGCCTCTTCTCCCTGCTCGCCCTGCTCGACGCACTCTCGTCCAGGAGCTCGGGGGACGTCTCGCTCGGCCGCGCTCTCCTCCTGACTTTCCTCTGGTTGCTCTTCTCGCTGGGCTGCGGCGCGTACCTCTGGAAAGCGCACGGACCTTCCGCAGCCATCGACTTCACGACAATCTACGGGATCGAGTATGTCCTGAGCATCGACAACCTCTTCGCCTTCTATGGAACCTTCCGTCTCTTCGGGATCCGAGGGGCGGCCCAGTCTCAGCTGCTCACCCTGGGCATCCTTCTCGCCGTCCTCCTGCGTGCCCTGCTGATCTGGGGGGGCTTGAGCCTGCTGGGAAAATATGAGGCGGCCTTTCCCCTCCTCGGTCTCCTGCTCCTGGTCGCGGCGGTCCGCCTCTCCCAAAGGCCATCATCGGAAGCCGTCCTCCCCAAAAGCTGGAGGCCCGCCGTTCTTCCTCCACAGGAGCTCCCGGAAGCACCTCGATGGATGATTCGCCGCGCAGGCAGGGTCCGGCCGTCTGCTCGACTGCTCGCGCTTTTGTCGATCGAGCTGGCCGATCTGCTCTTCGCCTTGGATTCGGTCCCCGCAGCCTTTGCCATTACGCTCGATCCCACGGTGGTATTTCCGGCCAACCTCTGTGCCGTAATGGGTCTGCGCTCCCTCTATCCCTTGGTGCAACAGGCAACGGACCGGTTACCATGGCTGACCCGGGCGATTCCTTGGATCCTGGCCCTGATGGGAATAGAACTCTGCGCCAAGCCGTGGATCTCGATCCCGACCAAGCATACGCTGACCCTCGTTGCTTCTCTCTTCCTGTGCGCCTTTCTCCTCTCTGCAGGGCGGAAAGGCTCCCGCGACCGATAG
- a CDS encoding bifunctional nuclease family protein, with amino-acid sequence MNNDLVSVEVAGILPTGPQGFAVFLGNEEKVFVINVDSYVGRAIMMALRGERNERPLTHELVGLIFEGFSIAIDRVIINDLRNNTYFARLLLHAESEVHKKMIEIDARPSDCLTLALQAKRPILVSREVWDEVEDMSELLEKMREAQRKQQEPPDEPLFGGESK; translated from the coding sequence GTGAACAACGATCTCGTTTCCGTCGAGGTGGCGGGAATTCTCCCGACAGGACCGCAGGGGTTCGCCGTCTTTCTGGGCAACGAGGAGAAGGTGTTCGTGATCAACGTAGACAGCTATGTCGGCCGGGCCATCATGATGGCGCTCCGTGGGGAGCGGAACGAGCGACCCCTGACCCACGAGCTGGTAGGATTGATCTTCGAGGGCTTCTCGATCGCCATTGATCGAGTCATAATCAATGACTTGCGAAACAATACCTATTTTGCGCGGCTCCTTCTCCACGCCGAAAGCGAAGTACATAAGAAGATGATCGAGATCGACGCGCGGCCGAGCGACTGCCTTACGCTCGCCTTGCAGGCGAAGCGGCCGATTCTGGTCTCTCGCGAAGTCTGGGACGAGGTGGAGGACATGAGCGAGCTCTTGGAAAAGATGCGGGAGGCTCAGCGCAAGCAGCAGGAGCCGCCTGACGAACCGCTCTTCGGCGGCGAGAGCAAGTAA
- the speA gene encoding biosynthetic arginine decarboxylase, with the protein MSVKIPWKIPQALQTYQIPRWGAGYFSANEAGHMTVRPLQDKGPELDLLEVVEMARERKLQFPLLLRFQDLLRHRVESLNRAFLEAIEEAGYREGFRGVFPIKVNQLQEVVEEVLDAGAPYHHGLEVGSKPELFAALALHRDPESLIICNGFKDSLFVETALLGRKLNKKIFLVMEKPTELEVAIDAARRLGVDPFLGVRIRLSAKGRGRWALSSGEGAKFGLSTPELLDVADRLRQSGMGHCLRLVHFHIGSQIPDIITIKRAVREATRYYARLRQLGFPVAYLDVGGGLGVDYDGSRSTDSSINYTLQEYARDVVYNVAEICDEEKVPHPCLITESGRAVAAHHSVLVVDAFGSIEKERTPSAAKETEPHKLVRELLEVKKLLLSRKNRLEHYHDALQIKEDALSMFDLGLLDLHTKAHVETLYWEISKEVLSLYEGTKQVPEEIRKLGNSLCDQFLCNFSVFQSLIDYWGLGQVFPIVPIHELHRPPTRRAILADITCDSDGKIATFIDGDDAVQSTLPLHDFTGKPYLVGVFLIGAYQDIMGDLHNLLGRVNEAHVFLDADEPQGFYIEETIPALSIAEALASVQYETHALQRAFKSQIDAAIKGDVLKPNEGMRLLQFYEAGLRHPTYLEFPYPASLAPTPAPPLPSLVAG; encoded by the coding sequence ATGAGCGTCAAAATCCCCTGGAAGATCCCCCAAGCCCTGCAGACCTATCAGATTCCCAGATGGGGCGCGGGGTATTTTTCCGCCAATGAAGCGGGCCACATGACCGTTCGCCCATTGCAAGACAAGGGCCCGGAGCTCGATCTGCTCGAAGTGGTCGAAATGGCTAGGGAGCGCAAGCTTCAATTTCCGCTTCTCCTCCGCTTCCAGGATCTTCTGCGCCACCGGGTCGAAAGCCTCAACCGGGCATTCCTCGAGGCGATCGAGGAGGCCGGCTACCGCGAAGGGTTTCGCGGCGTCTTCCCGATCAAGGTCAACCAGCTACAGGAAGTCGTGGAAGAGGTGCTCGACGCGGGGGCTCCTTATCACCATGGCTTGGAGGTCGGGAGCAAACCGGAGCTTTTCGCCGCCTTGGCACTCCATCGAGACCCGGAGAGCCTGATCATCTGCAACGGGTTCAAGGATAGCCTCTTCGTCGAGACAGCACTCCTCGGGCGCAAGCTCAACAAGAAGATCTTTCTCGTCATGGAAAAGCCCACGGAGCTCGAGGTCGCCATCGATGCCGCCCGGAGGTTGGGAGTCGATCCATTCCTCGGGGTGCGCATCCGCCTCTCGGCCAAAGGCCGGGGACGCTGGGCACTCTCCAGCGGCGAAGGGGCCAAGTTCGGTCTGTCCACCCCGGAGCTGCTCGACGTCGCCGATCGGCTGCGCCAATCCGGGATGGGGCACTGCCTGCGACTCGTTCACTTTCACATCGGCTCGCAAATTCCCGACATCATCACCATCAAGCGCGCCGTCCGCGAGGCGACTCGGTATTACGCACGCCTGCGCCAATTGGGATTCCCGGTCGCCTACCTCGATGTCGGAGGAGGCCTGGGGGTCGATTATGACGGGAGCCGCTCGACCGACTCGAGCATCAACTACACGCTGCAGGAGTATGCGCGTGACGTGGTCTACAACGTGGCCGAAATTTGCGACGAGGAGAAAGTCCCCCATCCTTGCCTCATTACCGAAAGCGGGCGTGCGGTAGCCGCACACCATTCGGTTCTCGTCGTTGACGCCTTCGGTTCGATCGAGAAGGAACGCACCCCGTCCGCTGCGAAAGAAACCGAGCCACACAAGCTTGTTCGAGAGCTCCTCGAGGTCAAGAAGCTGCTCTTGAGCCGAAAAAATCGCCTCGAGCATTACCACGACGCCCTCCAGATCAAGGAAGATGCGCTTTCCATGTTCGATCTGGGCCTCCTCGATCTCCACACGAAGGCGCACGTGGAGACGCTCTACTGGGAAATCAGCAAGGAGGTGCTCTCTCTTTACGAAGGCACCAAGCAGGTCCCGGAAGAGATTCGCAAGCTCGGCAACTCGCTCTGCGACCAGTTTCTTTGTAACTTTTCCGTATTCCAGTCTCTCATCGACTACTGGGGCTTGGGCCAAGTCTTTCCCATTGTTCCCATCCATGAGCTCCACCGGCCGCCGACCCGCCGAGCCATCCTTGCGGACATCACTTGTGACTCCGATGGCAAGATCGCGACGTTCATCGATGGGGACGATGCCGTTCAGAGCACGCTTCCGCTGCATGATTTCACGGGGAAGCCCTACCTCGTCGGTGTTTTTCTGATCGGCGCCTACCAGGATATCATGGGCGACCTCCACAATCTGTTGGGGAGAGTCAACGAGGCGCATGTCTTCCTCGACGCCGACGAGCCGCAAGGGTTCTACATCGAGGAGACGATCCCGGCCCTCTCGATTGCGGAAGCGCTCGCGTCGGTGCAGTACGAGACCCACGCTCTTCAGCGGGCATTCAAATCGCAGATCGACGCAGCGATCAAGGGCGACGTGCTCAAGCCGAACGAAGGCATGCGCCTCCTGCAATTTTACGAGGCCGGGCTTCGTCATCCGACCTACCTCGAGTTTCCCTATCCGGCGAGCCTCGCTCCGACCCCGGCACCACCCCTACCGTCTCTGGTGGCGGGCTAA
- a CDS encoding dihydroorotate dehydrogenase-like protein, protein MSNLQTRYLGLSLRSPLVASSSPLTASLERIKEMEAAGIGAVVLPSLFEEQLLKEEIAEHSYEDYGGALEAFPKLEEFRFSARAYLDHIRMLKSSVGIPVIASLNGATPGWWTRYAKVLEEAGADALELNIYSVPTDPDKAGADLEMETLDIVRLVRAQIRIPLAVKLSPFYTNVAHMAKRLHAAGVNGAVLFNRFYQPDIDVERLALRSGLLPGSSRDTRIPLTWIGILYGRVAIDLAATGGIMETADAIKVILAGARVAMLCSTLLEHGVASVGRLREGMAQWMERHGYESIEQWQGLLSQKNCADPENFERAQYVAAVSSGSA, encoded by the coding sequence ATGTCGAATTTGCAGACGCGCTATCTTGGCTTATCGCTCCGCTCCCCACTGGTTGCCTCCTCTTCCCCCCTGACCGCCTCGCTGGAGAGGATCAAGGAGATGGAGGCGGCGGGCATCGGGGCCGTAGTGCTCCCTTCTCTCTTCGAGGAGCAGCTTCTCAAGGAGGAGATTGCCGAGCACTCGTACGAGGACTATGGCGGCGCGCTGGAGGCGTTCCCCAAGCTGGAAGAGTTCCGGTTCAGCGCGAGAGCCTACCTCGACCACATTCGCATGCTCAAATCGTCGGTGGGGATTCCGGTGATCGCCAGCTTGAACGGAGCGACCCCGGGATGGTGGACCCGCTACGCCAAGGTCCTGGAGGAGGCGGGAGCTGATGCGCTGGAGCTCAACATCTATTCGGTGCCGACCGACCCGGACAAGGCGGGTGCGGATCTGGAAATGGAAACGCTCGACATCGTCCGCCTGGTTCGCGCCCAAATCCGAATTCCCCTGGCTGTGAAGCTGAGCCCGTTCTACACCAACGTTGCACACATGGCGAAGCGCCTCCATGCAGCGGGGGTGAATGGGGCGGTACTGTTCAATCGCTTCTATCAACCCGATATCGACGTCGAGCGGTTGGCTCTGCGGAGTGGCCTCTTGCCCGGTTCCTCCCGGGATACCCGGATCCCGCTTACCTGGATCGGGATCCTCTACGGCCGGGTGGCGATCGATCTGGCGGCGACCGGCGGCATCATGGAGACCGCCGATGCGATCAAGGTCATTCTTGCCGGAGCTCGAGTCGCGATGCTCTGTTCGACGCTCCTGGAGCATGGCGTGGCTTCGGTCGGGAGGCTGCGCGAAGGCATGGCCCAGTGGATGGAACGCCATGGGTACGAGTCGATCGAGCAGTGGCAGGGTCTTTTGAGCCAGAAGAACTGTGCGGATCCGGAAAACTTCGAGCGAGCGCAGTACGTTGCGGCGGTCAGCTCGGGCTCGGCCTGA
- a CDS encoding LysR family transcriptional regulator, with translation MQLETLKVFRDLVDSRSFSKAAQSNSISQSAVSQQIRGLEERFRLPLLERGAGRRIGLTPEGALVYQAAKEIVALYQALQNRIAEVRNTIAGTIRVSTIYSVGLYELPPYLKKFLREYPEVNVRVEYRHSRQVYEDVADGTCDVGIVAFPAVRKGMKAVSFRKDRLIFICHPQHLLAKRKEVGLEEVARQGFVGFTSDMPTRKGIDQLFRDRKLEIRPVMEFDNIETVKRAVEIDIGVSIVPAATVAQELLNGSLAAVEITGEPCYRPIALLCKAGRVLSPAVKRFLEALQEERTDGVADADTPQAVGE, from the coding sequence ATGCAATTGGAGACCTTAAAGGTCTTTCGTGATCTTGTCGATTCGCGCAGCTTTAGCAAAGCTGCGCAATCCAATTCGATTTCCCAATCGGCTGTCAGCCAGCAGATTCGCGGGCTCGAAGAGCGCTTTCGGCTGCCGCTGTTGGAACGGGGTGCGGGACGGCGCATCGGCCTGACCCCGGAAGGGGCCCTGGTTTACCAGGCGGCCAAGGAAATCGTCGCCCTCTACCAGGCTCTGCAAAATCGCATTGCGGAGGTGAGGAACACGATTGCCGGAACGATTCGGGTCTCCACGATTTACAGCGTCGGGCTCTATGAACTGCCGCCTTATCTGAAAAAGTTTCTTCGCGAATATCCCGAAGTGAACGTGCGCGTGGAATACCGCCATTCGCGGCAGGTCTACGAAGATGTGGCCGATGGAACCTGCGATGTGGGGATCGTTGCGTTTCCTGCTGTTCGCAAAGGCATGAAGGCCGTATCCTTTCGCAAGGATCGCCTCATTTTCATCTGTCACCCGCAGCATCTGCTGGCCAAGCGGAAGGAAGTGGGGTTGGAGGAGGTAGCCCGGCAGGGCTTCGTGGGCTTTACCTCGGACATGCCGACGCGTAAGGGGATCGATCAGCTCTTTCGGGATCGCAAGCTGGAAATTCGGCCCGTGATGGAGTTCGACAACATCGAGACGGTAAAGCGCGCGGTCGAGATCGACATCGGGGTTTCCATTGTTCCCGCGGCCACCGTGGCGCAGGAGTTGCTCAACGGATCGCTTGCGGCGGTGGAAATTACGGGTGAGCCGTGCTACCGGCCGATCGCCCTGCTTTGTAAGGCGGGCAGAGTTCTTTCGCCCGCTGTCAAGCGTTTTCTCGAGGCTCTCCAGGAGGAACGGACCGACGGGGTAGCTGACGCCGACACGCCGCAAGCGGTAGGCGAATAG
- a CDS encoding YggS family pyridoxal phosphate-dependent enzyme yields the protein MDLFEAATLPDRLSLLQQRIEIAAGKSGRLPGAIRLIAATKSHPPEVLAALFALGIQDVGENRVQEAAAKREVLGSKGTWHFIGHLQKNKANTAAHLFDWVQSLDSLELAQALSRGAAILGRRISVLIQVNISGERSKFGAPSDAAQALAREVNALSGLELHGFFTIAPFTEDPEASRPIFAGLRTLRDRVEKETGLALPVLSMGMSHDFMIAIEEGSTMIRIGTALLGPRQAHADR from the coding sequence ATGGACCTCTTCGAGGCAGCAACGCTGCCAGACCGGCTGAGCCTGCTCCAGCAGCGAATCGAAATTGCCGCAGGGAAGTCCGGCCGGCTGCCCGGCGCGATCCGTCTGATCGCTGCCACCAAATCCCATCCGCCGGAAGTCCTGGCCGCGCTCTTTGCTCTCGGAATCCAAGATGTCGGCGAAAACCGGGTTCAGGAGGCGGCCGCCAAGCGCGAGGTTCTGGGATCGAAGGGGACTTGGCATTTCATCGGCCATCTACAGAAGAATAAGGCGAATACGGCCGCGCATCTCTTCGACTGGGTGCAGTCGCTCGATTCGCTGGAGTTGGCGCAAGCCCTTTCCCGAGGGGCAGCGATCCTGGGACGCAGAATCTCGGTATTGATTCAAGTGAATATTTCCGGAGAACGGAGCAAATTCGGGGCCCCTTCGGACGCAGCGCAAGCGCTCGCGCGCGAAGTCAATGCTCTCTCCGGGCTCGAATTGCACGGATTCTTCACGATCGCACCGTTTACCGAAGACCCCGAAGCATCGCGGCCCATTTTTGCGGGCTTGCGGACGCTGCGGGATCGGGTGGAAAAGGAAACCGGGCTCGCTCTTCCGGTCCTCTCGATGGGGATGAGCCACGACTTCATGATTGCGATCGAGGAGGGGAGCACGATGATCCGTATCGGCACGGCCCTCCTCGGCCCAAGACAAGCGCACGCCGATCGATGA
- a CDS encoding Rrf2 family transcriptional regulator, whose translation MVLTRRSKYALRALVYLARARGKGSILIGEIAEKERIPKKFLEAILLELKNKGVLESRRGKGGGYQLAEAPDKVLVGQIIRLMDGPIAPVRCISRSAYAACEDCPDEELCTIRAVMKEVREKICDVVDRTTLSDLVRKEEELRLATRRALSFDI comes from the coding sequence ATGGTCCTTACCCGAAGAAGCAAATATGCCTTGCGCGCGCTGGTCTACCTGGCGCGAGCCCGAGGAAAGGGCAGCATTCTCATCGGGGAGATCGCGGAAAAGGAACGAATCCCCAAGAAGTTCCTGGAAGCGATCCTGCTCGAGCTCAAGAACAAAGGCGTCCTGGAAAGCCGCCGGGGAAAAGGGGGGGGCTATCAGCTCGCCGAAGCGCCGGACAAGGTCCTCGTCGGCCAGATCATCCGGCTCATGGACGGGCCGATCGCTCCCGTCCGCTGCATCAGCAGGAGCGCCTACGCGGCCTGCGAGGATTGTCCTGACGAAGAGCTCTGCACGATCCGGGCCGTCATGAAGGAAGTGCGCGAAAAGATCTGTGATGTGGTCGATCGGACCACTCTTTCCGACTTGGTCCGGAAGGAGGAAGAGCTCCGGCTGGCGACCCGGCGCGCGCTCAGCTTCGATATCTGA
- a CDS encoding ATPase gives MIKHRVTVPIQSKGNVGKSLEAIARLGWMSARGLSWRAFDLDSDNRTLSKAVPGVQLIELSEEPETDLIRLFRGIPETPLTLIDPRAHLSRVLLRSLEAVRFFQYTGREPDTRVTILFYPMDDLAVMDEIAEVVERVGSQADYAIVRNRARIPRIRMFEGSDLEKELLSLGAVTLELPALLADTKDALAALEIGLQRVITPVQAVVDPEVKLDLIHRIILEDWLRLLFGRYDRAALSLLAGEEAEKIERTAPSSPDHEQERPGARRGGKVNLQNLL, from the coding sequence ATGATCAAGCATCGAGTGACCGTTCCGATTCAGAGCAAGGGCAATGTGGGCAAATCCTTGGAGGCGATTGCGCGTCTGGGGTGGATGTCAGCGCGAGGACTATCGTGGCGGGCATTTGATCTCGATTCGGACAATCGAACCTTATCGAAGGCCGTGCCGGGTGTTCAGTTGATCGAACTCTCCGAGGAGCCAGAGACCGATCTGATCCGCCTTTTTCGCGGGATCCCGGAGACGCCCCTTACCCTGATCGATCCGCGAGCGCATCTCTCTCGCGTTCTGCTGCGCTCCTTGGAAGCCGTGCGCTTTTTCCAATACACCGGCAGAGAGCCGGATACCCGGGTCACCATCCTCTTTTATCCAATGGATGATCTCGCGGTGATGGACGAGATCGCGGAAGTGGTGGAGCGAGTGGGTAGTCAGGCGGACTATGCAATCGTACGGAATCGCGCTCGAATTCCCCGCATTCGCATGTTCGAGGGTAGCGATCTTGAGAAGGAGCTGCTTTCGTTGGGTGCGGTAACTCTCGAGCTGCCAGCACTGCTTGCTGACACCAAGGATGCACTGGCCGCCCTGGAGATCGGATTACAGCGGGTGATCACTCCGGTGCAGGCCGTTGTCGATCCAGAGGTGAAGCTCGATCTGATCCATCGAATCATTCTGGAAGATTGGCTGCGGCTGCTTTTCGGCCGGTATGATCGTGCCGCCCTTTCTCTTTTAGCTGGCGAAGAGGCGGAAAAGATCGAGCGGACTGCACCCTCATCACCCGATCACGAGCAGGAACGACCGGGAGCTCGGCGAGGAGGGAAGGTGAATCTGCAAAATCTTCTATGA
- a CDS encoding leucyl aminopeptidase, with protein MVVTVEDLPQAGDRVVFARKGEFAKEGVLREEFDGGKLATLIWREGRGRIVYVGLGEGPVTGDLLRKAAGTGVKLLRRLGAEEVYIDCTAFPERADFAVEGALLASYRFEDFRMPEARKGGPLRALGVAVGKGGPGKVRAEVERATTLAEAVNYVRQLGNQPANVVTPAVLAEKARELATESRLSCQVLGPKELEEAGFGGILAVGKGSDNPPRLIVLEHRPTAAPPIVVVGKAVTFDSGGISIKPGEHMDEMKFDKMGGCAVLGVMRAASRLGLPVPLVGVVASAENMPSARAYRPGDLIRSYGGKTIEVLNTDAEGRILLADAVGYAVERFAPRLLFDLATLTGACIVALGRYRAGLFSPDSGLRDRLWQLGEEAGEPVWPLPLGEEFAEAIQSDVALVKNVSGAREGGGSVGAAFIQHWVGATPWVHLDIAGPAWVSRELPYLEKGVTGFGVRLLIRYLLSLANQEPQ; from the coding sequence ATGGTGGTGACAGTCGAGGATCTGCCGCAGGCGGGGGATCGCGTCGTCTTCGCCCGCAAGGGCGAGTTCGCCAAGGAAGGGGTGCTCCGAGAGGAGTTCGATGGCGGGAAGCTTGCCACCCTGATATGGCGGGAGGGGCGGGGGCGTATCGTTTACGTAGGCCTGGGGGAGGGTCCCGTTACGGGCGATCTTCTGCGCAAGGCCGCAGGGACAGGAGTCAAGCTGCTTCGCAGGCTGGGCGCAGAAGAAGTCTATATTGATTGCACCGCCTTTCCCGAACGAGCTGACTTTGCTGTGGAAGGAGCCTTGCTGGCCTCGTATCGGTTTGAAGATTTTCGGATGCCCGAGGCTCGAAAAGGGGGTCCGCTGCGGGCACTGGGCGTAGCCGTTGGCAAAGGGGGTCCCGGGAAGGTCCGCGCGGAGGTCGAGCGTGCCACGACCTTGGCCGAGGCCGTCAACTACGTCCGCCAGCTTGGGAATCAACCAGCCAACGTCGTCACCCCCGCGGTCCTGGCGGAGAAGGCGCGGGAGCTCGCCACCGAAAGTCGTCTCTCCTGCCAGGTCTTGGGTCCGAAGGAGCTGGAAGAGGCCGGATTCGGGGGAATCCTCGCGGTCGGGAAGGGATCGGACAACCCGCCCCGGTTGATTGTCCTGGAGCATCGGCCGACGGCTGCCCCGCCGATTGTCGTCGTAGGGAAGGCGGTAACCTTCGATTCGGGCGGGATCTCGATCAAGCCTGGCGAGCACATGGACGAGATGAAGTTCGACAAGATGGGGGGCTGCGCCGTCCTGGGCGTCATGCGAGCGGCAAGCCGGCTTGGATTGCCCGTGCCGCTGGTCGGAGTCGTGGCCAGTGCCGAGAACATGCCGAGCGCGCGCGCCTATCGCCCGGGGGACCTGATCCGCAGCTACGGAGGGAAGACGATCGAGGTGCTCAACACCGATGCCGAAGGGCGCATCCTGCTTGCGGACGCGGTCGGTTACGCTGTGGAGCGCTTCGCTCCGCGCCTGCTCTTCGACCTCGCCACGCTCACGGGCGCCTGTATCGTGGCTTTGGGTCGGTATCGGGCGGGGCTCTTTTCTCCGGACTCTGGTCTTCGGGATCGGCTCTGGCAGCTCGGAGAAGAGGCGGGAGAGCCGGTGTGGCCTCTGCCGCTGGGGGAAGAGTTCGCGGAGGCCATTCAGAGCGACGTGGCGCTGGTGAAGAACGTCTCCGGCGCCCGGGAAGGAGGAGGATCGGTCGGTGCCGCGTTTATCCAGCATTGGGTGGGAGCCACTCCCTGGGTTCACCTCGACATTGCGGGGCCGGCTTGGGTCAGTCGCGAGCTTCCCTACCTCGAGAAGGGCGTGACGGGCTTTGGCGTGCGCCTCCTGATCCGGTATCTGCTTTCCCTGGCGAATCAAGAGCCCCAGTGA